In Aspergillus fumigatus Af293 chromosome 2, whole genome shotgun sequence, a genomic segment contains:
- a CDS encoding GILT family protein: MEKVQFQDQKGGLHDLGAVESGEAASSHSRCNRPASHFLRRSLMVISLGFALFSVLNWLPTPVPKFFLHSCRPSSKRLDDGFSVSPFTGGDVVPLTENKPEASVGDNKVLLEAHVMSKCPDARDCLQKLVVPAMEQISDKVDFGLAFIASVSNKSTDVVCKHGPAECIGDMLILCAANLPFPPEGRSMPRTPTIRSLGFANCLISSYEKIPERSFVEQCALEHGIDFDALNECASQQNDDPGHHGGDKDPLSGIALLRKSALYSEALGVRTSCTVRLDEQVWCVRDDGLWKDCAQGGRGSQISVLVEEIERIWRERN; the protein is encoded by the exons ATGGAGAAGGTACAGTTTCAAGATCAGAAGGGAGGTCTCCATGATCTTGGTGCAGTCGAATCTGGTGAGGCTGCCTCCAGCCATTCCCGCTGCAACCGACCGGCATCACATTTCCTGCGACGTTCCTTAATGGTCATATCGCTTGGATTCGCCCTTTTTAGTGTTCTTAACTGGCTCCCTACACCTGTCCCTAAATTCTTCTTGCATTCATGTCGTCCTTCGTCGAAAAGGCTGGATGATGGCTTCTCTGTTTCGCCCTTCACGGGGGGTGATGTGGTGCCACTGACGGAGAAcaagcctgaggcatcagTGGGCGACAACAAAGTTCTGCTGGAAGCTCACGTCATGAGCAAATGCCCAGACGCCCGTGATTGTCTGCAAAAATTGGTAGTACCTGCCATGGAGCAGATCAGTGATAAAGTAGACTTCGGATTGGCATTCATTGCAAG TGTATCCAACAAATCTACCGATGTAGTATGCAAGCATGGTCCTGCTGAATGCATAGGCGACATGCTCATTCTCTGTGCTGCAAATCTCCCTTTCCCACCAGAGGGACGAAGCATGCCTCGCACCCCAACGATCCGCTCCCTGGGCTTCGCCAATTGTCTGATCAGTTCCTATGAGAAGATCCCAGAGCGCTCATTCGTCGAGCAGTGCGCTTTGGAACATGGCATCGATTTTGATGCCTTAAACGAGTGTGCCAGCCAGCAGAACGATGACCCTGGCCATCACGGAGGGGACAAGGATCCCCTTAGCGGTATCGCGCTGCTCCGCAAGAGTGCCCTGTACAGCGAGGCGCTTGGTGTCAGAACTAGCTGTACCGTCCGGCTAGATGAGCAAGTGTGGTGTGTTCGTGACGACGGCCTGTGGAAAGACTGTgcccaaggaggaagaggtagtCAGATTTCTGtccttgttgaggagatcgagaggATTTGGAGAGAGCGGAATTAA
- a CDS encoding putative short chain dehydrogenase/oxidoreductase gives MSLTLTRSLTAARLRLPYTSLHPCLRLTYSTATNEQHIQRKLPRMRPHRFKEFDLADRVYAVTGGGRGLGLAMAEALMEAGAKVYCLDRLEKPHPEFETAKGQAEKEYGGALDYRRIDVRNEPEVNDVFAEIASRDKRLDGLIAAAGINHLQSALEHSQSALNEVMQINYNGVFNSATAAARQMFNYQQKGSILLVASMSGLIANKGMTSPVYNSSKAAVIQLARSLAMEWGRRGIRVNSLCPGHILTPMVELVFEQNPAAKATWEAENMLGRLACPEEFRGAALFALSDASSFMTGSTMIIDGGHTAW, from the exons ATGTCTTTGACTCTGACGCGGTCGCTGACCGCAGCGCGGCTAAGGCTACCATACACTTCGCTTCATCCATGCCTACGATTAACATATTCCACCGCGACCAATGAGCAACACATCCAAAGAAAGCTTCCCCGGATGAGACCGCATCGATTCAAAGAGTTTGATCTTGCGGACCGCGTCTACGCCGTCACCGGTGGCGGCAGAGGTCTGGGGCTGGCCATGGCTGAAGCGCTGATGGAAGCCGGAGCCAAAG TATACTGCCTAGATCGTCTTGAGAAACCACACCCGGAATTCGAAACCGCCAAAGGCCAAGCCGAAAAGGAATACGGCGGCGCGCTGGACTACCGACGCATCGACGTGCGCAACGAACCAGAGGTCAACGACGTCTTCGCCGAAATCGCCTCCCGCGATAAGCGACTGGACGGCCTCATCGCCGCCGCAGGCATCAACCACCTGCAGAGCGCGCTGGAGCACTCCCAGTCGGCCCTGAACGAAGTCATGCAGATCAACTACAACGGCGTGTTCAACTCCGCCACGGCAGCAGCACGCCAGATGTTCAATTACCAACAGAAGGGGTCCATCCTGCTCGTTGCAAGTATGAGCGGGCTCATCGCCAACAAGGGCATGACCTCGCCCGTGTACAACTCGTCCAAGGCGGCTGTGATCCAGCTCGCGCGGTCCCTGGCGATGGAGTGGGGCCGGCGCGGGATCCGGGTTAATAGTCTCTGTCCGGGACACATCCTCACGCCCATGGTCGAGCTAGTGTTTGAGCAGAATCCGGCTGCAAAAGCCACCTGGGAGGCGGAGAATATGCTCGGTCGGCTGGCGTGTCCGGAGGAGTTCAGGGGTGCGGCGCTCTTCGCGCTCAGTGATGCCAGTAGCTTTATGACAGGCAGCACGATGATCATTGATGGTGGTCATACTGCGTGGTGA